In Hemicordylus capensis ecotype Gifberg chromosome 4, rHemCap1.1.pri, whole genome shotgun sequence, the genomic window TCTTTAACTGTACTTCGATTCTCTTTTTGGCAGGGTCCTTCAGCGTCGACTCTCCATCTCATGGGAGGACCGCACGAGAGGTCAGGGCTGAGACGTGAGCATCTACCGGAGGCGTTTGGAGTTGTGCAGCTGCTGAAGGGATGAACGCGTAGTGCTTGTTAGCTAAGGAAGAGACCTTCTTTTGGACCGCTGGTGCTTGCCACTCCTGCTGGAGAACCTCCGAGAAggtatttggcaagggaaacaggAGCTCTGGTGAAGAATGTGTAGGTAATACCAGAGATTCCTTGGAGGGAATAGCCCCAGATTGCAAACCCTCAATAGTGAGACCCAGGGTGCGCATGGCCTTAACAAACAACATGGAAAAATCATCAGATGGAAAAAGGCGCTTAAACTGAGGGGTGGATTCCTCCATCCCCATCTGTCCATCAGACCACTCCCCCTCTTCCCTGGAATCATCCCCCAAGTCCGCCAGATCAGGGGATACTCCCCCTGCAAAGGCTACCCCAGCTTGGCCCGAGGGGGAATGAGGGGGAGCAGGGACCCTTCCTAGGTGGGTAGGAGACTCTGGACACGAGTCTTCCGAAGAGTGGACTAGAGCAGAACGTGTTGCAGCAGGTCTGGGATCCCTACGCCCCTTCTGCTGCCCCTTGCAGCCCTTCCGCCTCTTTCACTCTCCTCGGTCTGTGCgatgccctcctcctctcctgaggAACCGGTGGCCTCTGAGGATCTGACCGCTGTGAGCAGCTCCAGTACTTGGGCTCTCCTGCGCTGCCGCTGGGCCCTTGCGTGGTCGGCCTCGTCGAGGGACGAGTCAAAATGGCACCCTTCGCTCTGCGCGCCCGCACATGTGGCGACAGCAGCATGCTGATCTCTCTTTGAGGTGCCCGCCGCCACAGAGGGGGGCGGTGCTGCCGAGGTGCCCTCACCCGGGGGGGGGGACGCAGTGGTCCTGGGTGCGGCTGTAGCGGGACTAGCGGCGGCTGCGCTCGCAGCAGGGCAGTTTGCCTTTGCCGTTTGCGCCTTTTGCCTCTCTGCGCGTGGTCGGAGGCCCTGAAGGCACGGCTGCTCCAtggcagaaggggagagagagagagaaaggtctgGGCAGCAAGCGGAGAGCGGAGGGAAGGAGCGGGGTGAGGCGGAGAGAGTGAGACTCAGAAGGGAGcctttgcaaaagaaaaaagcccccccctttttttttgaagagggggagaggagggggggcagTCGAGGAGCCAAACAAGGAGGAAAGAGGCTTAAGCGGAGGAAAGAGCAAGGTAAAAAGCTTATCTGAGGAGGAACGAAGCAAGGCTGAGTATCCTTTCCTGGAGCGTTAGCAGTAGCAGgacgaaaagaactgggtggaGTTACCATCCGGCTCCTTTTATAGCTTTCTAATTTGCATACATCCTGCCCTGGAGTGAGCATGGGATTATAACCcacagggagttgtcctcacacagcagccgaGAATCCTGTGATATCTCCATTGTCATGAACGGAtcgccatctggttaaggttggacttacaactacctcccacctccgcaggggtgaggggcctattagaatggtccgcccaaagaggttattggatccggcaggattccaagaagccttggagggattcaatgttcgctctgctggtgatcctgttgatgccctggttgagaattggaacttactcaccagggcagtagacactattgcccctaagcatcccctccgacccacttcaaaagtggccccttggtatacggaagacctacgggggctgaagcggtaaggtaggcgactggagcacaagtggagaaagactcgactcgaatctgacagatcacgacatggagcacatctaaagatctatgctcaggcaatatgtgtggcaaagaagcggttcttttctgtctgtatgtattgcctctgcgagttcacatccagctgagttgttcagggttgtgaggggactaatatctgcccctcctcccttgaaccagaatttggaataatcagttacccgctgtgatgtgtttaaagaattttttgcagataaaatctcttggattcgggccgacttaaatggagactccacaattaatttgatgtctgaactggtggTGTCTAACTATCcatcttatgtgattcaactggatcagtttcagtttgtgactcctgaggatgtggacaagctgcttggggcggtgaggcctaccacttgacccttgtccaacatggcttgttctatctagcagggaagctgttgtaggtggcctggtggaaatcataaatgcttctctgaggcagggcaggatgcctccttgacttaaggaggcaatcattagatctcttctaaagaagcctgcattagatccctcagagttgagcaattatagacctgtttccaatctcccatggttgggcaatgtaattgagagggtggtgacctctcagctccaggcggtcttggaagaaacattatctagacccacttcaaactggttttcgggcaggctttggggtggagactgccttggtcggcctgatggatgatcttcaattgggaatggacagaggaagtgtgaccctgttggtccatttggatctctcagcggctttcgatactatcgaccatggtatccttttggaatgagtgttgggggtgggaggcactgttttacagtggttccgctcctacctctcggacagattccagatggtgtcgattggagactgttgctcttcaaaatctgagcttaagtatggtgtccctcaaggctccgtactttctccaatgctttttaacatctacatgaaaccgctgggagagatcatcaggggatttggagctgggtgttaccagtacgctgatgacacccagatctacttctccatgccaacctcttcaggagttggcatatcctccctaaatgcctgcctggaagcagtaatgggctggatgaggaagaataaactgaagctgaatccagataagacggaggtacttattgtgcagggtcagaactctagaggcgatcttgatctacctgttctagatggggtcacacttccccaaaaggaacaggttcgcaatctgggagtatttctggattcacacctctccctggtttctcaggctgaggtggtggccaggggtgctttctatcagctttggttgatatacCAGTtgcacccgtttctcaagatcaatgacctcaaaacagtggtacatttgttggtaacctctctagactggacttctgtaatgtgctctacgtgggtctgcctttgtgcgtagtccagaaacttcagttggttcagaatgcgacagccaggttggtctctgggtcatctcggagagaccacgttactcctttgttgatggagctacactggctgctaataggtttccgggcgaaatacaaagtgctagttataacttacaaagtgctaaatggcttaggccctgggtatttaagagaacgtcgtcttcactatgtgccccaccgtccactgaggtcacttgaggatgTCCGtatccagttgccgccaactcgtttggtggctacacagagacgggccttctcagctgctgccccaagattgtggaatgcgctccctgctgagatacgagcctctccatctctggcaatttttttaaaaacacctgaaaacccatcttttcacccaagctttcccagcttttaaaaattgtctgtttttaattttatggctgtttttaaattgttgcattgttttaacttttatatgtgttttaattgcttttatgttaaccgcccaaagTTTATTTCCACATCAAAcattgaatttgtttcagtataacatttAAACCATATCAAGTGTCTTTATTGACACCGCCCCCAAATATTTAAGTGGAACTACTTGAAAAACCATTACAATACAGAGTGAGAAATTACTatggaggggtgttttttttgtttttgttttaaagcactAAATATATAAGCCAAATAaaatgccaaatcagatcacaatctactTAGGGCACCAGGAAAATTTGCACAATAAATTTTTTGGAGAGAAAATATTATGCAAAATGTATGCATATGAGAAAAAATGCATCCAAATTATATGGAAATTTTTCTATAAAGCGCTCCAGAACATTTCCCaatccagaaaacccacatctctgatgCTAAATTAGGTTGCTTTGTTTGGACAGGTGGGAAGTTCCAAGTGTCACTGCTTGTTGTTCTTTCACAGCACATATAAAAATATGGTGCTATCTAAAGCACAGATCATAGCAGGATATCAGAACGCACTACTCCCTCCAAATTCACATCTATCTGGCCTTGCAACCACTCACTCACATAGGGTAAACTAGAATAAAAGCAAGGGGATGAGAACTGGCACTGTAACTATGCAATTTATTCATAAGAGCTCTACATTTTGCAGCTAAAAAGCCCAAGTTCAGTATGAGCGACCAAGGCAATCTACACAGCTATGCATATTATGGCTCAGGTTTCTATCAGATAAATAATACCATGAAGAAGTCTCCCAAGGAGAGCTATCCATCTAAATAACTTGATTAAAGAGGGAGCAAAATGTAAGTGGTATCCATAGGATGAGATCATAATCTGTACTTCAATAAAAATTGGATGGAAGCAAGCCACTGGATTGTGTGGTTGGGAACTTTCCTTTGAGTTAAAAGCAAGGCTCCCTCTTTTGCATCAACAAAGTGGCCCCCTACATTACAATGAATTTTCCATTAATGACTCGAGTCCTGCCTGTGAAACAATTTACTATTTAGATTTATCTTATTAGTGATGGAGAATCAACATTATGGACTACTGGGATCAAGCCAGAAGATTTAGTTGCCAGTCCCTGAAACACTGGATTCAAGCAATCTGCACAAGGGACAACCAAGTCAGATACATGTTACTCAGCCAAGGAACACATACACAAAGATAATGCATGACACAGCATCTGATCTTTATTAAACACAAAACTCTTTTGGGTATGTGTTGTAagactcctcctccatcatccagTACAAAGTCCAAAAGAAGTGAATTCTTCTGAAGGCAATCAAACTTTCTATatatgcaagggggtgggggggagtaaaGATCTATTCCTCATCCAGGCCTGGTCAGGCTTCAGATATATTCTTCCAAAACTCTGTATGAAGAATATATTATGGATTCCCATGTCCTGAGTGATAAACACAGtcatataaataaatgaactcATTGAAATATCATAGGATAGAGAACTTCAGTCAAGAATCTCACTGCTGAGAGGATGAGGAAATGAAGTCCAGACGTAGGAACAGGACAGAATACCACCCACTCATCTCACCGTTGGTAGGGATGCATGGAAGCAgattttatattggtttttatgCCACTGGGTATTTTACCTGGAGACAGAAAAGGAGCTGGGCTTAGCTATGTGATaagaaatcaaaacaaataaataagaaaccaaacaaataaataagaaaggtcTACATCTCAGAAGATACACTCAGTTCTGGTGAAGATGCATTCTAATCCATTCCCAGAAATAAAGCCATGATCTTTCTTGCACACACTTGATGGGACAGATGGGGCAACTTCTTCACTGTTTAATTCCCTCCACCTCCAGTCTTATCCCTGCCTTCACCAGGTGTAAGTATAACATATTTGTTTTGACGAACACACATATAATTTGCTGTCTTAATGTTCTAACTCAGGGTTTTAATCCTTTTGTTTCAGCTCGTGCCACAGATTCTGTTTGGCCCTGAAACACAGTGCTGGTGCTGAGCAGAGTCAGGGAAGAAAACAAAGCAGAGGAGGCACCCTGTGCACTTGCTGTCCTGTCTCTGTGCATATCCACCAATCCTCCTGGCAAGAAGCCAGTCTGTTGGCTGACACCCTCTTCCTTCTCTACCTGCTTGCTCCACCCGTcttgcacatgtgtacacaaGGACAGAGGTTTCTGTGCTTTGCTGAGCTATCAAGTGAGACTTCAATAACGAGAgggagaagtggggtggggaaaatgaTATACCATGACAGTCTGGAGTAGACTAGCTCAGCAGCAGTGAGTGAGTTGCTATGTGGGTGAAGAGAGAAATCCTCGTACATTTCTTTACTGCTTGCAGGCTGTGGGACAGCGGCTATGTTTCATCTCtggtcagcagcagcaccccagcTCCACAAGACTTTGTACTGACGGCTCTGCCATTCTCAGCTTGCACAGGGTGGGTGGAAAACAGAGGAGAGCCCTCTCTGTGAGCACACATGGGTGAATgacaaaccgccctgagccattttttgaagcatggtatagaaatcaatcaaagaGGGTGGCTCCAATGGTTATCAGCAAGAAGAGGAATATTGATACTGCATGTTGGGTCTTCAAAGGTGCTTGGACAgatgatttttgttttttggttatgTAGCACAATAGAAACATATTGAcgccattcacacaaccgaaaactgtgtcctacccaggttccaattttcagttgtgtgattGCAAACAACTAGAtatggaggagggagaagtaactgtgaagaagcaaagtaggaggaaaagctacccagctcccaaatctgggcagGGCACAGtatccagttgtgtgaatgacctcattgtgtctGATATGTCTAGAAAAGGTAGCTGTTTTCTAGCCTTGTTATTCTGATATTTGCTTACAGCCCAAGTAAGTAAAAAAATGCAATATGGCTCCTCATGCAAAAAGGCTCAACAACCTTATTGTAACACAAAGTTTACAGCCTTCTGGAAAATAATAATGTGAGCCACAGCATAGCTTGTCTAAGGTCCTCAAATGGCTGTACCTCCTCAAAACTTAGAAGTTTACATTTAATTTTCCATACATATAAGTTCCTCTTGCTCCCAACATACACCCTGTAttccacttcctcttcttctgtacTCCAAGGACTCCCCAGTCTGTTTGAGAGCCTGCATATACCTGACTGGCCTGCTTGTGGCATCTGTACTCCTCCAAGCATGGGCTGTGATTGACTTGGTGCTCCAGGAATCTGTACTTGCTGCATGGCAGAAGCACCTGCTATGATGGTGTTGGCACCTGGCTGAGTAGACTGAACAGGCCCTGCCACACCTGGTGGACGCCTGTTTGAAAGACCCTTCCCAAAGGCCACAGCCGCAACCAGTGCATTGGTATCAGCAGGGTTGAATGTCTGCTTGTTCTGCCGCAAACCTGCAGGATGGAAGAAGATTCACAGACAACATCAGCTTGTTAGGGCTCGAGAGTTGCCAGTGAAAGGAATTTAATCCAATTACTTGTGAGGAACAGTTCAAATAGACTTGGCCTTGCTTATTCAAAGTATTCCATTCAAAAATTTCCATTCAAAaagtcctgcctccccccactgcaggGGAGGCAGGAAAGCAGTGGCTGAAATGGGAAGAGACTGGGGGAAGAgctgagggagagggaaggggggagggtcaagaatgaggggtggggagagccaaGGGGGATGCGAGAGGGTTGAGAATGAGGTGGAGGGGGATAAGGAGAGggaagaactagaggtgcagatgctctgtgcccgggccagctagtttatATTGATAACTATAGTTATTATGGATCAGTATGGAATTGCGCAACAAAACATGTAACAAGCTACCATATTATCTGAGAATTCAGTCCTTTACCCCCAGCCATACTCCTGTTATTTGGGTACTGGCTCTCTGCCTGTAGGACTAATGGTTCTGGATTGAGCACCCTATCCAATGCTCCCAGTGCCCTACCTCCACTCTCAGATTCTCGATCTTCTTTGCTGATTTTCTCCAGAAGATTCATACACATTTTGTTCAGGCTTTGGATCTGTTTCTGCAACCAAAAGAGTTGCACAGTGAATTACAGAGACTTTGTGGTACTTTTTTCCTCATCATCTTCTACAGAGCAAAGACAGGAAAACATCTGTCAATTTTTCACACCATCTAggtcagggattcccaacgttgGGTGCCCAAATGTTAGTGGTTTCCAACtcccatcagtgttctctctaatttttttcatctgtgtgcggaatgagttttgttctgagtggcagtattaaggcagtgtgtgtgcacatacattcagagtggggccttcctgattcaatcttagcaggatctaaaattaactgagtggacatcagaaaatgcaTGAGGAAACAGTGTCTCCCAAATCCCCAACCATagtccactggggctgaggattatgggagttgaagtcccataacatctggggacccaacattgagaatccctgatctaggtaATGCCTAGATGGACACCTGATAAATATTAAGTAAAAAGAACGCCTCTTTTCAATGACCATTCCATAAATGAggcagaagttggggtaagcagcgaagttgccaaatttgcatcaaactatttaggttagtgaaatccaaatagattgtgaggagctccaaaaggatctctccaatctgggtgagtgggcaacaaaatggcaaatgtcgttcaatataagcaagtctgatgtgatgcatattggggcaaaaaaccccaacttcacatatacatgaTGGGGTCCTGGTGAccctggtgactgaccaggagggagattttggggttatggtggacagctagttgaaaatgtagactcagtgtgtggcagttgtgaaaaaggcaaattccatgctagggatgattaggaaggagttgaaaataaaaatgctaatattataatgcctttatacaaatctatggtgtgaccacatctgGAGAATTATGTACAGAAAAtaacattgtagaattggaaaaggtgcagaagagggcaaccaaaatgatcaggggcctggagcaccttccttatgagggaaggctacagcctctggagctttttagtttggaaaagaggtgattacgTGGAGACATgtatgtataaaattatacatggagtaaaGGGAGTGGACACAgacgtttttctccctctctcacaacagtagaaccaggggccatcccatgaaacagaaggccaggaaatgtaggatcgacaaaaggaagtactttttcgcacagcacataattaacctatggaattatctgccacgggatgtggtgatggccactagcttggatggtgacagattcatggagaacaggtctattaaGGGctgctagcctggtggctataggctacctccagcctcagaggcaagattcctctaaatatcagttgcagggaagcaacagcgagagagggcatgccctcagctctggc contains:
- the MED8 gene encoding mediator of RNA polymerase II transcription subunit 8 isoform X3 encodes the protein MVWIFQRQTEGRVPVFSHEVVPDHLRTKPDPEVEEQEKQLSTDAARIGTDVAQKQIQSLNKMCMNLLEKISKEDRESESGGLRQNKQTFNPADTNALVAAVAFGKGLSNRRPPGVAGPVQSTQPGANTIIAGASAMQQVQIPGAPSQSQPMLGGVQMPQAGQSGKIPSGIKTNIKSASMHPYQR